A region from the Bactrocera dorsalis isolate Fly_Bdor chromosome 1, ASM2337382v1, whole genome shotgun sequence genome encodes:
- the LOC125777010 gene encoding uncharacterized protein LOC125777010: MNEEMHNQALVLIEDMCYLMCGSLLARLGMTSPDRGVNDAFERELQREREYDTNALSQLVRTNVPLLNPQQKEVYDTVMKAIDDGNIGMIFLDAPGGTGKTFLISLILGAVRARSEIAVAVAFSGIAATMSEGCRTAHSALKLPLNLQAVEEPTCNIAKHSAMAKVLVASKIIIWDECTMSHKRALEALNRTMKDLRNDARHFGGALILLSGDFRQTLPVIPRSTAADEINVRLLCLPQIINIVALCVETSADDKHVSCIAISFHRKRSSSTKCFRTPLLTTKTTIGWVKE; encoded by the coding sequence ATGAATGAAGAGATGCACAACCAGGCTTTGGTTTTGATAGAAGACATGTGTTACCTCATGTGCGGCAGTTTGTTAGCCAGGTTAGGAATGACGTCGCCTGATCGTGGAGTAAACGACGCTTTCGAACGAGAATTGCAGCGTGAACGTGAATACGACACAAATGCATTAAGCCAATTGGTTCGAACGAATGTACCATTGTTGAATCCTCAACAAAAAGAAGTGTACGATACGGTGATGAAGGCAATTGATGATGGAAATATCGGTATGATTTTCCTTGATGCGCCCGGTGGAACTGGAAAGACATTCCTCATATCATTGATTTTGGGTGCAGTTCGTGCAAGATCAGAAATTGCTGTAGCAGTTGCTTTTTCTGGAATAGCGGCAACGATGTCGGAAGGTTGCCGAACCGCTCATTCTGCATTAAAATTGCCATTAAACCTGCAAGCGGTTGAAGAACCGACATGTAACATAGCGAAACATTCAGCAATGGCCAAAGTTTTGGTAGCAAGCAAAATCATTATCTGGGACGAATGCACAATGTCGCATAAACGCGCGTTAGAAGCTCTGAATCGCACTATGAAAGATCTGCGTAATGACGCAAGACATTTTGGGGGTGCATTGATTTTACTCTCAGGCGATTTCCGGCAAACACTGCCAGTAATACCACGATCAACCGCTGCCGATGAGATCAATGTTCGCTTACTTTGCTTGCCTCAAATCATCAACATTGTGGCGTTATGTGTGGAAACTTCAGCTGACGACAAACATGTGAGTTGCATTGCAATTTCGTTTCATCGAAAGAGGAGCTCATCAACAAAGTGTTTCCGAACACCATTGCTAACCACAAAAACTACGATTGGTTGGGTGAAAGAGTAA